In the genome of Fructilactobacillus hinvesii, the window TGTTCCAACGTTAGTTTAGTCACAGTTGTCCCAGCCAACATCCGGGCTAACTCATTCACCCGCTTCTTTCCGGAAATTGGTTCAATCGTGGTTTCCGTTCGGCCGTTCTGATCAACGTGTTTTTCAATGTAATCCTGGTGATCAGCCATCGCAGCCACTTGCGGTAAGTGAGTAATGCAAAGCGCCTGCGACTTTAAGCTGATGCCATGAATCTTATCCGCAATCGCTTGGGCGACCCGACCAGAGACTCCGGTATCCACTTCGTCAAAGATAATTGAAGTTACTCCCTGCACTCGAGAAAAAATCGTTTTGAGTGCCAGCATAATCCGAGATAGTTCTCCTCCAGAAGCAATTTTATTCAAAGGAAGCATTGCCTCCCCTGGATTAGTACGGAGGTAAAATTCTACAGTTTCAATCCCAGTCGCATTAAAATGTCCCGCCGGCAGACTATTAAACCGGGCTTCAAATTCGGTTTTCTCCATGTACAAATCCGCTAGTTGCTGGTGAATTGCCTTGGTCAGGTCTTTGGCACCCTGATGTCTAATTTTCATCAACTGGGCTCCCAGTTGGTTCAAGCTAGTTTCAGTGGCTTTTAATTGTGCTTCTAAATCATTACCGTTGTGGTTTTCTGCCTGCATATCAGCTAATTCAGCCGAAATTTTGTCATAGTAAGCCAAGATTTGTTCAATGGAATCCCCATATTTGCGCTTTAATTCAAAGATTGTATTTAACCGGGCCTCTACCTCATCGAGCCGGCCTTGATCAAATTCCAAAGAATCTAGCTGATTAGAAATTTCACCAGTTGCATCTTGGAGCATGTAGTACGCGCCCTTAATGTTCTCTGCAATTTGTTTAAACTCGTCTCCTAACCGTTCAACCGACTCAATGGCTCCCATCGAATCACCAATCATATCTAAAGGACTAATCGTTTCGTCTCCTTCGATATCCGCTAGACTTTGACTAAGACTATTGCTGATGGTCTGAAAGTTATTCAGCCGATCTCGTTCTCGCAACAGTTCTTCTTCTTCTCCATCGGTTAAATCAGCTTTTTCAATTTCATTCACCTGATACTGCAACATGTCAAAACGCTGAGCTCGGGCTTTCTCATTCTGGCTTTGATTGCGAAGGGCACGACTAATCTTTTGGTATTTATCAAAAGTGGTTTGATATTTTGCCAACGTTGGTTGTAGTTTAGAGCCGATAAATTCATCCAGTAAACTTAAGTGCTGATCAGGCTGCATCAACGCTTGATGTTCGTTTTGCCCATAGATATCAACCAGCGTCTCTCCAATTTGCTTCAAAGTCGTCGTATTCACGAGCATCCCATTCACCCGACAGATGTTGCGTCCATTCCGATACAGTTCGCGCTGCAAAATAATGTTGTCATCATCATGATCAATGCCAAATTCATCCAACTTTTGTTCTGCAATCCCAGCTGGCGGAACTTGAAACAGCCCCTGCAGCACCGCTTTGTTAGCCCCAGTTCGAATGAAATGTTGAGAACCACGTCCTCCGGCTAGTAGACCAACGGCATCAATAATAATGGATTTCCCGGCACCAGTTTCACCCGTTAAAACCGTCATGCCAGTTTCAAAGTTTACTGCCAGTTGCTCAATAATCGCAAAATTTTTAATTGAAATTTCTTTTAACATACCATCACCTTCTTTCAATCAAGCCAGTTTACTTCCGTAACGTTTTATACGCTTGGTCTTGAACGGCGGGAATCGAAATTTCGGGATTAATGGTTGGTCGTTCGTTGGCTTGTAGGTGTACCAAGAATTCGATGTTTCCTTCTCCACCGGTAATGGGGGAAAAGTCCAAATTTAACACGGAAAATCCAGCAGCAACTGCATACTGGAAGACATTCTCAATGACTGCGCGATGAACGGCAGGATCTCGCACAATTCCGTGCTTGCCGACGTGTTCCCG includes:
- the recN gene encoding DNA repair protein RecN, whose amino-acid sequence is MLKEISIKNFAIIEQLAVNFETGMTVLTGETGAGKSIIIDAVGLLAGGRGSQHFIRTGANKAVLQGLFQVPPAGIAEQKLDEFGIDHDDDNIILQRELYRNGRNICRVNGMLVNTTTLKQIGETLVDIYGQNEHQALMQPDQHLSLLDEFIGSKLQPTLAKYQTTFDKYQKISRALRNQSQNEKARAQRFDMLQYQVNEIEKADLTDGEEEELLRERDRLNNFQTISNSLSQSLADIEGDETISPLDMIGDSMGAIESVERLGDEFKQIAENIKGAYYMLQDATGEISNQLDSLEFDQGRLDEVEARLNTIFELKRKYGDSIEQILAYYDKISAELADMQAENHNGNDLEAQLKATETSLNQLGAQLMKIRHQGAKDLTKAIHQQLADLYMEKTEFEARFNSLPAGHFNATGIETVEFYLRTNPGEAMLPLNKIASGGELSRIMLALKTIFSRVQGVTSIIFDEVDTGVSGRVAQAIADKIHGISLKSQALCITHLPQVAAMADHQDYIEKHVDQNGRTETTIEPISGKKRVNELARMLAGTTVTKLTLEHAQELLNLAEKAKQAEA